Proteins encoded within one genomic window of Streptomyces rubradiris:
- the macS gene encoding MacS family sensor histidine kinase, whose translation MPKRERVMRMSVELPLWRALAGYRVLTMLYAIGLCATAYDRFTRPWVAVAYYAVLAVWTLATLPKVSGAASCTRRFLAADLAIALAGILLTPLADNHQRIASGGPTLPSIWTAGAVLAFAVKGGWRWAAIASTAVAAANLIERGHPARDTVHNVILVWVASIAIGYVVEVARASERTLARALEIEAATRERERLARDIHDSVLQVLAMVKRRGAALGGEAAELGRLAGEQEVALRTLVSGGLVPVSRVSEDLAEGAVVRAVEEPDDDGPLDLRALLAPYAGARVSLAEPGAPVPLSPDAAREVAAAVGAALDNVRAHAGEGARAWILVEDEPDEIVVTVRDDGPGIPEGRLAQAEGEGRLGVALSIRGRLRDLGGGAEILSVPGQGTEVELKVPKGAVRARGKKAER comes from the coding sequence ATGCCCAAGCGCGAACGCGTCATGCGGATGTCGGTCGAGCTGCCGCTGTGGCGCGCGCTCGCCGGCTACCGCGTCCTGACCATGCTGTACGCCATCGGCCTGTGCGCCACCGCCTACGACCGGTTCACCCGGCCCTGGGTCGCCGTCGCCTACTACGCCGTCCTGGCCGTGTGGACCCTGGCCACCCTGCCCAAGGTGTCCGGCGCGGCGAGCTGCACCCGGCGCTTCCTGGCCGCCGACCTGGCCATCGCCCTCGCCGGCATCCTGCTCACCCCCCTCGCCGACAATCACCAGCGGATCGCGAGCGGCGGCCCCACCCTGCCGTCGATCTGGACCGCCGGCGCGGTGCTGGCCTTCGCCGTCAAGGGCGGCTGGCGCTGGGCGGCCATCGCCTCCACGGCCGTGGCCGCGGCCAACCTGATCGAGCGCGGCCACCCCGCCCGGGACACCGTGCACAACGTGATCCTGGTCTGGGTGGCCTCCATCGCCATCGGCTACGTCGTGGAGGTGGCCCGCGCCTCCGAGCGCACCCTCGCCCGCGCGCTGGAGATCGAGGCAGCGACCCGGGAGCGGGAGCGGCTGGCCCGGGACATCCACGACAGCGTGCTCCAGGTGCTGGCGATGGTGAAGCGCCGGGGCGCGGCCCTGGGCGGCGAGGCGGCCGAGCTGGGCCGGCTGGCCGGGGAGCAGGAGGTGGCCCTGCGCACGCTGGTCTCGGGCGGCCTGGTCCCCGTCTCCCGGGTCTCGGAGGACCTGGCGGAGGGTGCCGTGGTCCGCGCGGTGGAGGAACCGGACGACGACGGTCCGCTCGATCTGCGCGCCCTGCTCGCGCCGTACGCGGGCGCCCGGGTGAGCCTGGCCGAGCCCGGCGCCCCGGTGCCGCTGTCGCCGGACGCGGCCCGTGAGGTGGCCGCCGCGGTCGGGGCCGCGCTGGACAACGTACGGGCGCACGCCGGGGAGGGGGCGCGGGCCTGGATCCTGGTGGAGGACGAGCCGGACGAGATCGTCGTCACCGTCCGGGACGACGGCCCCGGCATCCCCGAGGGCCGGCTCGCGCAGGCCGAGGGCGAGGGCCGGCTCGGGGTGGCCCTGTCGATCCGGGGCAGACTGCGCGACCTCGGCGGCGGTGCCGAGATCCTCTCCGTGCCCGGGCAGGGCACGGAGGTCGAACTGAAGGTACCCAAGGGCGCCGTGCGGGCGCGGGGGAAGAAGGCGGAACGGTGA
- a CDS encoding lysophospholipid acyltransferase family protein: protein MLYGTMKVAIGGPLKVAFRPWVEGLENIPATGPAILASNHLSFSDSFFLPAVLDRKVTFIAKAEYFTTPGVKGRLTAAFFKGVGQLPVDRSGARGAGEAAVRSGIEVLERGELFGIYPEGTRSPDGRLYRGKPGGLARVALATGAPVIPVAMIDTEKIQPPGQVVPKLMRPGIRIGEPLDFSRYQGMEHDRFVLRALTDEVMYEIMKLSGQEYVDMYATAAKRQIAEAAKAAKAAKEAEKAGKKQAGQ, encoded by the coding sequence GTGTTGTACGGCACGATGAAGGTCGCCATCGGCGGGCCGCTGAAGGTCGCCTTCAGGCCCTGGGTGGAGGGCCTGGAGAACATCCCGGCCACCGGCCCGGCCATCCTGGCCAGCAACCATCTGTCCTTCTCGGACTCCTTCTTCCTGCCGGCCGTGCTGGACCGCAAGGTCACGTTCATCGCCAAGGCCGAGTACTTCACCACCCCGGGCGTCAAGGGCCGGCTCACCGCGGCCTTCTTCAAGGGCGTCGGCCAGCTCCCGGTGGACCGCTCCGGGGCGCGCGGCGCCGGTGAGGCGGCCGTGCGCAGCGGCATCGAGGTGCTGGAGCGCGGCGAGCTGTTCGGCATCTACCCGGAGGGCACCCGCTCGCCCGACGGCCGGCTGTACCGGGGCAAGCCCGGCGGCCTGGCCCGGGTGGCGCTCGCCACCGGCGCGCCCGTCATCCCGGTCGCCATGATCGACACGGAGAAGATCCAGCCGCCCGGCCAGGTGGTGCCGAAGCTGATGCGGCCCGGCATCCGGATCGGCGAGCCCCTGGACTTCAGCCGCTACCAGGGCATGGAGCACGACCGGTTCGTGCTGCGCGCGCTGACCGACGAGGTCATGTACGAGATCATGAAGCTGTCCGGCCAGGAGTACGTCGACATGTACGCCACCGCCGCCAAACGGCAGATAGCCGAGGCCGCCAAGGCGGCGAAGGCGGCGAAGGAAGCGGAGAAGGCGGGGAAGAAGCAGGCCGGGCAGTAG
- a CDS encoding trp operon leader peptide yields MFALSTQNWWWTAHPAAH; encoded by the coding sequence ATGTTCGCGCTTTCGACCCAGAACTGGTGGTGGACCGCTCATCCGGCGGCCCACTGA
- a CDS encoding 6-phosphofructokinase, which yields MRVGVLTGGGDCPGLNAVIRGVVRKGVQEYGHDFVGFRDGWRGPLENDTVRLDIPAVRGILPRGGTILGSSRTNPLKVSDGIRRIKDNLAKQEIQALIAIGGEDTLGVAARLSDEYGMPCVGVPKTIDNDLSATDYTFGFDTAVNIATEAIDRLHTTAESHMRVLVVEVMGRHAGWIALHSGLAGGANVILIPEQRFDVDQVCEWVTSRFRSAYAPIVVVAEGAMPKDGEMVLKDDSRDSFGHVRLSGVGEWLAKQIEKRTGKEARTTVLGHVQRGGTPSAFDRWLATRFGLHAVDCVHEGDFGRMVALRGTDIVRVPLTEATARLKTVDPRLYQEAGVFFG from the coding sequence ATGCGGGTCGGAGTACTGACCGGAGGCGGCGACTGCCCCGGGCTCAACGCCGTCATCCGGGGCGTCGTCCGCAAGGGCGTGCAGGAGTACGGCCATGACTTCGTCGGCTTCCGGGACGGCTGGCGCGGTCCCCTGGAGAACGACACCGTCCGTCTCGACATCCCCGCCGTGCGCGGCATCCTGCCCCGCGGCGGCACCATCCTCGGCTCCTCCCGGACCAATCCGCTCAAGGTGTCCGACGGCATCCGCCGGATCAAGGACAACCTGGCCAAGCAGGAGATCCAGGCGCTCATCGCGATCGGTGGCGAGGACACCCTGGGGGTCGCGGCACGGCTGTCCGACGAGTACGGCATGCCCTGCGTCGGTGTGCCGAAGACCATCGACAACGACCTGTCCGCCACCGACTACACCTTCGGCTTCGACACCGCCGTCAACATCGCCACCGAGGCCATCGACCGGCTGCACACCACCGCGGAGTCCCACATGCGGGTGCTGGTGGTGGAGGTGATGGGCCGGCACGCCGGCTGGATCGCCCTGCACTCCGGACTGGCCGGCGGCGCCAACGTCATCCTCATCCCCGAGCAGCGCTTCGACGTCGACCAGGTCTGCGAGTGGGTGACCTCCCGGTTCCGGTCCGCCTACGCGCCGATCGTGGTCGTCGCCGAGGGCGCCATGCCGAAGGACGGCGAGATGGTGCTCAAGGACGACTCGCGGGACTCCTTCGGGCACGTCCGGCTGTCCGGGGTGGGGGAGTGGCTGGCCAAGCAGATCGAGAAGCGCACCGGCAAGGAGGCGCGCACCACGGTCCTCGGGCACGTCCAGCGCGGCGGCACCCCCAGCGCCTTCGACCGCTGGCTCGCCACCCGCTTCGGCCTGCACGCCGTCGACTGCGTGCACGAGGGGGACTTCGGCCGGATGGTCGCCCTGCGCGGCACCGACATCGTCCGCGTCCCCCTCACCGAGGCCACGGCCCGGCTGAAGACCGTCGACCCCCGGCTCTACCAGGAGGCCGGGGTCTTCTTCGGCTGA
- a CDS encoding anthranilate synthase family protein codes for MDLARLAHDDRPFALLRRRTPGRDEQLVEVLIGPVTRREKLAGLPDEGLALVPFRQLGERGFDVRDDGTPLLVLTPEESCELPLAEALDQLPAHEVRVEDGGFDVADDEYGEIVGRVLREEIGRGEGANFVIRRTYEGRVPGFGRADALALFRRLLVAERGAYWTFVVHTGERTLVGASPEVHVRMNGGTVVMNPISGTYRYPAGGPTPKDLLTFLSDAKETEELSMVVDEELKMMCTVGDMGGVVVGPRLKEMAHLAHTEYELRGKSSLDAREVLRETMFAATVTGSPVQNACRVIKRYEPTGRGYYAGALALLGRDAGGAQTLDSPILIRTADIGADGRLRVPVGATLVRGSDPAGEVAETHAKAAGVLAALGVRPARPRAERERPRLADDPRVRAALDGRRAGLAPFWLRMQERSADLAGHALVVDGEDTFTAMLAHVLRSGGLEVTVRRYDEPGLRAAVLGHDGPVVLGPGPGDPRDLADPKMRILRELAAELTGTHPHGVLGVCLGHELIAAGLGLDIVRKRVPYQGAQTVIDLFGRSETVGFYNSFVARCDEQTARELAAHGVEVSRSPDDELHALRGPGFAGVQFHPESVLTLNGAAIVRELVAGLRRTTV; via the coding sequence ATGGACCTGGCACGGCTCGCGCACGACGACCGCCCCTTCGCCCTGCTCCGCCGCCGCACCCCGGGCCGCGACGAGCAGCTGGTGGAGGTGCTGATCGGCCCGGTGACCCGGCGGGAGAAGCTGGCCGGCCTGCCCGACGAGGGGCTCGCCCTGGTGCCGTTCCGGCAACTGGGCGAGCGCGGCTTCGACGTCCGCGACGACGGCACCCCGCTGCTGGTGCTCACCCCCGAGGAGTCCTGCGAACTCCCGCTGGCCGAAGCGCTGGACCAACTGCCCGCGCACGAGGTGCGGGTCGAGGACGGCGGCTTCGACGTGGCCGACGACGAGTACGGCGAGATCGTCGGCCGGGTGCTGCGCGAGGAGATCGGCCGGGGCGAGGGCGCGAACTTCGTGATCCGGCGCACGTACGAGGGCCGCGTCCCCGGCTTCGGCCGCGCGGACGCGCTCGCGCTGTTCCGGCGGCTGCTGGTGGCCGAGCGGGGCGCGTACTGGACGTTCGTGGTGCACACCGGGGAGCGGACGCTGGTGGGCGCGAGCCCCGAGGTGCACGTGCGGATGAACGGCGGCACGGTCGTCATGAACCCGATCAGCGGCACGTACCGCTATCCGGCCGGGGGGCCCACCCCCAAGGACCTGCTGACGTTCCTCTCCGACGCCAAGGAGACCGAGGAGCTGTCGATGGTCGTCGACGAGGAGCTGAAGATGATGTGCACCGTCGGCGACATGGGCGGCGTCGTCGTCGGCCCCCGGCTCAAGGAGATGGCGCACCTCGCGCACACCGAGTACGAGCTGCGCGGGAAGTCCTCGCTGGACGCGCGGGAGGTGCTGCGGGAGACCATGTTCGCGGCGACGGTGACCGGGTCGCCGGTACAGAACGCCTGCCGGGTCATCAAGCGGTACGAGCCCACCGGGCGCGGGTACTACGCGGGGGCGCTGGCCCTGCTCGGGCGGGACGCCGGGGGCGCGCAGACCCTCGACTCGCCCATCCTGATCCGCACCGCCGACATCGGCGCCGACGGCCGGCTGCGGGTACCGGTCGGGGCGACGCTGGTACGCGGCTCCGACCCGGCCGGCGAGGTCGCCGAGACCCACGCCAAGGCGGCGGGCGTGCTGGCCGCCCTCGGGGTGCGGCCCGCCCGGCCGCGGGCGGAGCGGGAGCGGCCCCGGCTGGCCGACGACCCCCGGGTGCGGGCCGCGCTGGACGGCCGGCGGGCCGGGCTCGCGCCGTTCTGGCTGCGGATGCAGGAGCGGTCCGCGGACCTGGCGGGCCACGCCCTGGTGGTGGACGGCGAGGACACCTTCACCGCGATGCTGGCGCACGTCCTGCGCTCGGGCGGGCTTGAGGTGACCGTCCGGCGCTACGACGAGCCCGGGCTGCGCGCGGCGGTGCTCGGCCACGACGGGCCGGTCGTCCTCGGGCCCGGCCCCGGCGACCCGCGCGACCTCGCCGACCCCAAGATGCGGATCCTGCGCGAGCTGGCCGCCGAGCTGACCGGGACGCACCCGCACGGGGTGCTCGGCGTCTGCCTCGGGCACGAGCTGATCGCGGCCGGGCTGGGCCTGGACATCGTCCGCAAGCGGGTGCCGTACCAGGGGGCGCAGACCGTGATCGACCTGTTCGGGCGGAGCGAGACCGTCGGCTTCTACAACAGCTTCGTCGCCCGCTGCGACGAGCAGACGGCCCGCGAACTGGCCGCGCACGGCGTGGAGGTGAGCCGCTCGCCCGACGACGAGCTGCACGCCCTGCGCGGCCCCGGCTTCGCCGGCGTCCAGTTCCACCCGGAGTCGGTACTGACGCTGAACGGGGCGGCGATCGTGCGGGAACTGGTGGCCGGGCTGCGCCGCACCACCGTGTAG
- a CDS encoding response regulator codes for MTERQDPIKVMVVDDHPMWRDAVARDLAESGFEVVATAGDGEQAVRRAKAAAPDVLVLDLNLPAKPGVQVCKELVGHNPALRVLVLSASGEHADVLEAVKSGATGYLLKSASTEELLDAVRRTAVGDPVFTPGLAGLVLGEYRRLAAEPAPAADADEPGAPRLTDRETEVLRLVAKGLSYKQIAERLVISHRTVQNHVQNTLGKLQLHNRVELVRYAIERGLDEE; via the coding sequence ATGACTGAGCGGCAGGACCCGATCAAGGTCATGGTGGTCGACGACCACCCCATGTGGCGGGACGCGGTCGCCCGGGACCTGGCCGAGTCCGGGTTCGAGGTGGTCGCCACCGCCGGCGACGGCGAGCAGGCGGTCCGCCGCGCCAAGGCCGCCGCCCCCGACGTGCTGGTGCTGGACCTGAACCTGCCGGCCAAGCCCGGTGTCCAGGTGTGCAAGGAACTGGTGGGTCACAACCCGGCGTTGCGGGTCCTGGTGCTGTCGGCGAGCGGCGAGCACGCGGACGTGCTGGAGGCCGTGAAGTCCGGTGCGACCGGCTATCTGCTGAAGTCGGCCTCCACCGAGGAACTGCTGGACGCGGTGCGCCGCACCGCCGTCGGCGACCCGGTGTTCACCCCGGGCCTGGCCGGGCTGGTCCTCGGCGAGTACCGGCGGCTGGCCGCCGAACCCGCGCCCGCCGCGGACGCCGACGAGCCGGGCGCCCCCCGGCTGACCGACCGGGAGACGGAGGTGCTGCGGCTGGTGGCGAAGGGGCTGAGCTACAAGCAGATCGCCGAACGCCTCGTCATCTCCCACCGCACCGTGCAGAACCACGTCCAGAACACCCTCGGCAAGCTCCAGCTGCACAACCGGGTGGAGCTGGTCCGGTACGCCATAGAGCGCGGACTCGACGAGGAGTAG